In Rhopalosiphum padi isolate XX-2018 chromosome 3, ASM2088224v1, whole genome shotgun sequence, the genomic stretch attaaataggtaaaaaaaactcTGGGTTTAAAGATTATATCATATAACGATAGTGACGAGGTCGTAGTCGTataatgaactttaaataaaaacattaacgaACACGTTTCGAAAAATACTGTCAATTCTCAGAACTATGATTAATTTGAGATATTTGcacattatatactaaaaaatatgaaatctgTATATCTGTAAATAAGAATAGTTATTATTGCTAAAtgccaaaatatattaaatagataaaaacatCCTGGGTTTGAAGATTATAGTAATGATGTCGTGGTCGTGTAatgaactttataaaaaaaccggttattattgttaaatatattaaataggtaaaaaactctaggtttaaagattatatagtGACGAGGTCGTAGTCGTataatgaactttaaataaaaacattgaccAACACGTTTCGAAAATACTGTCAATTCtcagaactattattaatttgaaatatttgtacattatatactaaaaaaaaaaaaatgaaatctgtATATCTGCAAATAAGaacctgttattattgttaaatgtcaaaatatagtaaataggtaaaaaaaccctgggtttaaagattatatagtGGCGAGGTCGTAGTCGTataatgaactttaaataaaaacagtcgAACACGTTTCGAAAATACTGGCAATTCtcagaactattattaatttgagttatttacatattatatattaaactatgaaaTCTGCTTATCTGTAAATAAGAAAaggttattattgattaatgtattaaataggtaaaaaaaaaaaagaaatctggTTTTGAAGAATGTAATAACGAGGGTGAGGTCGTATAATGAACTCAGACTACTTGTGACCGGGGAGAGAACACATATATAAGGAAGCCTTTTGATATAACTTTTTCAGTCTACTTCAACGAGTCTACAGCGAGTCcatgtttttatacaaatagttttctatttttttattaaattaaaatacttttctaaGTACTTCTAAGTACTTCTCATTCTAAATAATGTCGGTCAATTCATTTAGGAGTGATGATGAAGAATCCTTTGCTGTAAGCgatgtaagtataaaaaaaaaaaaatatgtctatatatttatatagatatattattttatatttaaatagaatcaaATATTAAGCCATAGTtggtaaagataaatataacgttactattacttttttaaatgttgaaattattaaacatttaattaaaactgtgtataaactaaaaaacattaactaatcgcttaaatattgttataggtgGATATGATAGAAGCGCAAGATAGAAAAACTGGAACAAAACCGGGTGGTCAAAAGAGGGtatgtgagaaaaaaaataatggaaaaaaatcgaaaaaagtgAGTGATTTTACATAACCCATCAggtgaacaaaattataattaaattattttttttaaaagaatgttTCTTATCGAGATAAAATTGGGAAAATGATGAAAGATCACAAAATTGCACTCGAAGTCAGAAATTCAATGAGCATTCGGCAAGACGATGGGATTTTAATTGTAAAGGCACCTGCTGACGAAAAATCGACTGACTATTGGACGTTGTcgcattataaaacaaaaaacattgagCATGTTGATTCTAAGGACaggtgatatataatattattttactatcgcGCTtcgaatataactaaataactatagtatacattaatactatagttatttatttttaaagtaagatattattataaaaaataatttttgtatgaatattttttatagatggaAACATGCTGAGTGTTCGATGAAACTTTCAATAACCGATCAGGCAAAGGACCAAGCCATATCGAGTGAACTAAATGAATTGGTTCAAACACTTTTCGACCGATTTATGAAggattcaaagaaaaaaattacacgtatttgatatgtaataaactatgtttataatagtggtggaaatcatttaataaataataaaactttaattacaatatattatgtctattttatttaaataaaaaaaaaaaataatacattcataggttaaaataaaaaaaaaaaaaataatataaaaattattattaatagttaatatataactatataagcagtattaataaataatgatatatttttttcgatagcgaaatattttgaaaaagtcataattcataaatatatatatattttttttattacaatattattaaatcctgCAAAATCATGTttgataaagaattaaaatgaaattgtaatagCTCGTACATGAATGAAATATCATCACTTTGTATATTGCTATAGCTGaaatcataattttgaatatattggttTGTAAACTCGTTTCGTTGACAAGACAATGGTAACCCGTTTACGTCAGCCTTGATTAACGCGTAAGCTGTATCGAATGTTTTTTGGTATGATTCCAactttttctgtttttcaacTATATACAAGTCTATACAAtgttgtaattgttttaaacgaTGAAGATCAACATGagataatgttatgtaattatcattagaatataaaacaatagttgATTGGTTTACGTTAACAGAGTAGAAAAAGTTGTCTGAAATTCTAACACGTTTACATcgagtatgtaaattattaataattgtattaaaattgttttcacacATTAATGTGCACCACTGTTCTAGATCAAGCGTTACaacttttttagttaatttacattctaataatataataattgaaatctgTTTATTAACTAGAAGTCCAACCGTCACACTTTTCTTGCTAAAAGGACGGATATCGAACACTGATTTTGATACAACGAGTGATggattcatattatatgttgatgAGTTCTACCAATGGTGAACACTTTttgaacaacaataattttctaaaatattaaaaaaaaaaaatgtagtaaagagctattgtttttaagtatgaATATGATCAGTAGGAAGCTTAGCTTAaactagtaatttttatttacttctacatattatatactaaacctatggggggggggggtatagacatttaaaaaaaaaaaaaaaatgtgaacatGTGGCCAAGTCAGATAACGAGTAAAGGGCtattatacttacctacttaCCTAACCATAGAACctgaaattttataaacattaacatatttaatttaaactagacGCGTTATCCCACTAGGCCACATGTTCACGaggtattatatcatgtattaacacaattaaattatttattataataataaatatttatttaccatagCATAAAAAAGTTAGAAGTTAGAATCATACAATTTGTCAGAAAACAGTATCATATGACCTAGATTCACAATTACATTCAcaaatgttgttaatattaccgtatttttttatcacattttcaataaactGATTTCCTTTTGATAATAGAACATATATACATTTCGGATTCCATCTTGAGTGTTCGATCCATGGATTATCATCTTTTTCCCAATTATGTAAGATAAGTCCACAGCAAAAACATTCAACGATATCTTTTTTTCCTGAATATATAAAACCGCATTCAGCTAATGAGTATTTATCTTGAGATGAAGTTAGtggaaataaattgaatgttttcAATCTTGATGAAAATGTAGTATATTGTGGATGTGCAGGATATACATTGTTTCGTACTAAAGTAACAAGTGAGCAAAAATTGTTGCTAAATTTtcgaaaattcattttttaaaactgaaaatattcacttacaaaaaaaatgttttaacagaAAATAACAGAACTTGATCAAACGAAGGTTTATTACTAACTGAACTAAAGtggattaaataaacaatttataacattttttaaaaagatacaGTGTAaccaatatgtatgatatacagggaaaaaaaaatggcttgaggcggatagtcccgcttgattttttaaaatctccctgcctaaaagtgctcagaacatacattatggtttttgaaaaaacagtgttttttcgtgttacagggaaaaaaaaaatggcttgaggcggatagtcccgcttgattttttaaaatctccctgcccaaaagtgctcagaacatacattatggtttttgaaaaaacagtgtttttcgtgttacagggaaaaaaaaaatggcttgaggcggatagtcccccttaaacttttaaaatctccctgcccaaaagtgctcagaacatacattatggtttttgaaaaaacagtgtttttcgtgttacagggaaaaaaaaaatggcttgagggggaaagtcccccttaaacttttaaaatctccctgcccaaaagtgctcagaacatacaaatacatactactCTGAGACGTCATTGAGCTAGAATTTCAATGAAATGAGATTCAGCGAAGTTGGTATGAAACCTTTAAAGTATAGCGCCGAGATgggcatatttttttaatcgggatacaaaagataaaaataaacacgagCGGCAGATGAgaagatacatattttatgtttttcgtagttattatacaatttacacaacctaaaatattatgattcacGGGCAAACAGGGCCATATTAATCCAAAAGGCCGTAATTTACTCATCTCCGAACTTGTGAATACGGGTGACCGTACTTTAGTCGGTCGTACCGCACAAACCAGGCTGCGGCCGATTTAAATACGTTTATTTGTTTGCGTTTAATACGGAAAAAATATTGAACCACGGAATACGTATATTTCAATTACTATCAGCGTTTTTTTGGTCTTTATGTATAGGCCATATTTCGTACACTACTCTCGTGCATTTGACGTATTCATGTTAACGAATTGTGTCCTAATGATAAAGGAGAAACACTCGAGTTGTGTCCAGACACAAAAGTTgtttcatttgattttttttttgtctatatagcgtaatttatttttttgttttttaaccaacgtttaatagattttatttttagttttgctttggttataattaatatgatgaaTCGACATTCCCATtcgtgtattaaaaatatatgacgtataatacTGAAATATTCGAAACGGATAAATGTCTCGATTTGAATTTACCGTCGTACAGCTTGTGTAATATCACTCATCTTTTTCGACAGGCTATGCACACAGATCGTGTGTATCTCATATAAACGTCTACCGGACACAAGTGTTGTGCACCACCCGAGAGTTCCTAGCCccgaaaaaatgtagtaaaaacGACTCGGGCAACctgaaaaaaaaacccaatgGACACGATTCCGTGTTTGGGACACAACTCTCGTTTCAGCCTTTGCCTCGTCCACGTCGATGCAGTTCACGCCCCTGCCGTGTTTTGTAATCACGCACGGCGTGCACCTTTTACAATAggctatatattgtaatataggtatacaacacATTGTCGCTGCGGTATGTGTGTGCGATAAACATATTTCACCGAATTCTTTGTTGCCATCACTGCCAATGGCCCGGTGCTGTACTATTAATTGATGTCGCCTGAAATACTTTCATGCTGTATATTGACTTTAATATAGTACgatattgttgataatattatcataaatgcaATAATTCATCCCGTTTGTTTTCGGCATGTATATTAAAATGGGATGTTACAATTAATGTCGCTAAATGCTAAATAAGTTCTCTCAAAACAACAgagttttaattgtatacagcTCACTtttgtcttttttattttttggccaCCGTCAATGGTTCCTGATATATTTATCTTGGCCATCGACGAGTATGTACACCCACCGTCACTATCACGGTTGGCTATACgcgtaaacaattattattattattattattattactattattattattatcaattttgtcatttagtacattattatagtgtagCCAAGAGAGCTTATTACCGtttcactattatttattacttaatgacTGCGTTGCTGTAATgctgtctattattattatcattgttatttattatttatttggaacAGCAATACAGCCAAttatcacaatttatttatttttacaatttttatagtttataagcacacacacacacacacacacacacacacacatacacattcattattacacatttacgtAACTCGTCAGTATTTATTTACCGGTGCTTTCGACCATAGCTAATAATTGAGCTACGCACACACGTGCGCACAACTACACAATTGGTTGGTTATTGTTGAATAGAGTGTTTAAAATgggataacatttttgaaaaaaattcttacctggtttttttcaacattatatttttatatgattgcttttataaaaacttacttCAATGTCATATTCGATGGGTGATAGTAACGGTACTTGAGGTCTATTGATACTGGAACCCTTCATTTCAAAACAGCTTCGTCATTCCCACTTCCCGTACTTGGCTacaacctaaaaataaaaaagttatgttTATCAGTTTACTTacattacttaattttaaagcaGCTTATCaaaaaacaatgattaaaaACTTCATctaacgtttaaaatatactataacattttattattccgtactttatataatatttataaagttatttattaaaatgtatacctacataataaaataaaaatagtatgcctatttcctatatattatttattgtaaaaaccacaaaatctaaatattatagtgtgttTTGCATTAATAATGTCGATGTGTCTggcaaaatacaaatttatttaggaAAGTTTCgtcttagtttattttatattttagacactaattatgttaactatttatttttaatttttttttttttgtgaatggCATTTGCATATTGTTGTCCTTGAATAATTActgttgaaataatttaattatacactttAGACCTATCTATTGTGTTTTGAGTCAGTATAGCTTTAGTACTCTAGTgactttctaaaaattatatggatttattcaaaaagttatttttataatttattgtttgtgtaAGTAAAAGGTAtagataatgtatatgtattaaatttacttcttacattcattataaaataacttattgataaaaatagaaaaacgaATTACAATTACctagttatatattttgaattatattttttgttttatattaccaagtataggtagtataaattttgatattttttagttttgaaaaaactaaaaataacgtTGCAGAAATAACTGAATCAATCATTAGTTTTCTATgaaatgttaaacaattttttattattaataatcatagtatCATAGTgttcatagttatatttttaattaataatgttattgttgtaagcaattattaataaataataattattaataaacttaaatctcTGAAAACGGTTAGTACTTCAGGATTACTAATTTACATGAATGTCAAAAGTCAATATCAAAAAATGAGGTCAAAAATGATATTCAATGAATTTGTATGTGCAATTGTTGTGATTATTTTCtagagttataataatatacggtagTCAtgacaatttcaataattttcatatattattcaaaaatcccaTTATTATTTACCAGGTACTATAcacattgttaaattaaaacaacGCGTGTTtcgatgtataataaaaatatatgtattttgtaggttataaatctatataaataatatcaaacacaTTTAGTATTGGAATTTGGTAGACTAACGCTTtccgtaaaatatttttccttgatttataaatataatataggtactgaaAATTCAATTTACTAATTTAGTGGGTTCAAATACctgatatttttcaatataattgtataattataagtattaatttttagtttgtattatttatacctattatttcttTTGGTGTCATTTCTTGAAacctataaacaattatattacagaAACAGTGTTTTaacatattctataattatgTTAAGTATGAAATTGAACGGTTtccaaaataaatgaaatttgaattacaaattttaaaaataatcaaatttaagaaACCAATTTTTGTGTGAATATATTGCTCATACAAGCATAAAgtgtatattcaataaaatattttattaaatcacaaacaattattttctaatcTAGTTTTATCGCTTCTTTGTAAGACATttttcctatatattttaagtacattttcaataaaaacatttttggaaacATTTTAAGGACAATTTATCGTTGTTTCCTGTACACTTATTctgtagataaatataatattttaaattaacttaattgatcaaaaagaaaaaaatgtatgttcatataattttgtttgaatacATATAAGAACAAACTTAgctaaattgaaaatatttgtattaaatggtATGTATTTGACTCTTGCGTTTGTGTGTTAAATTCGTAAACAGTAATTTACTGACAAAAGGTATCGAACATGCAACCACAATGAACACTATGCTACAGCTCTTAAGTGTATACAATTGTATGGaaatgttttatactattttctCCCCGtacgagtataaataataagaagtaaaaaaaaaatgctaatggAACTAATGTACTCGTAGTTATCATGATGAATTTCTGCAGATGAATTTATAAAGGAAATTATGAaacttgtaaataaaaatatatagcgcTACACATTGATCGGTGTTTAAGCAGTCTGTTTTGATTATAATCTGCTTTTGATTGCACTTTGAAATA encodes the following:
- the LOC132927453 gene encoding death-associated inhibitor of apoptosis 2-like translates to MNFRKFSNNFCSLVTLVRNNVYPAHPQYTTFSSRLKTFNLFPLTSSQDKYSLAECGFIYSGKKDIVECFCCGLILHNWEKDDNPWIEHSRWNPKCIYVLLSKGNQFIENVIKKYENYCCSKSVHHW
- the LOC132925057 gene encoding uncharacterized protein LOC132925057; amino-acid sequence: MSVNSFRSDDEESFAVSDVDMIEAQDRKTGTKPGGQKRVCEKKNNGKKSKKNVSYRDKIGKMMKDHKIALEVRNSMSIRQDDGILIVKAPADEKSTDYWTLSHYKTKNIEHVDSKDRWKHAECSMKLSITDQAKDQAISSELNELVQTLFDRFMKDSKKKITRI